One Blastocatellia bacterium genomic window, GGGTAGTATTCGATGGCTCCGCCGGAGGCTGATTGCAGCGTTGCCTGAAAGCTCTGGTCGAAGATGACATTAGCGGGGAAGTCCTTGTTGTACCAGTAGAGCACCAGAATCCCTTTCGCGTTTCTGGCTCGTTGAGCGCGCGCCGCTGCCGGCGACAAAACGATGGCCAGGCCGGCGAGCAACAGCATGGCCACGACGAGTTTCAATCCGGTTCGCATTAGACTATTCACACTCATCATCGTCCACCTTCCCGAAGCTTGCGCTGATTCTGTCGGCGCCGCTATTGGGTGTAGCGCAATCGAAAATGCTCTAAAAAATCAATTTCAAAGCGAGCTGCACCTGTCGCGACGAACCCGACTCGCCAGTGGGGAACCGCGTGCTGGTGATCCGGCCAAAACCCGGGGTGCCGACGAAGTTGCCCGGCTGCCCGAAGTTCGCGTGGTTGAACAGGTCAAAAAACTCTGCCCGAAACTGCGCTTTCACGCGGTCACTGAGCTTCGTCGACTTGATGACGGAAAAATCCGTGTTGTTGAATCCCGGCCCGATGACGACATTGCGGCCCAGATTGCCGAAGCGGGCGACGGGCATAAACGCCGAGGTGTCGAACCATCTGTCTACGCTGCCGATGATGTGGATCGGCCCGGTGACGTCGGGTCTGAGCGTCCCCGCCACGCCGTTGACGGTGCTGTTGCTGGTGACCACGTCGAACGGGTTGCCGCTCTGTGCCTGGATGATGGCGTTCAGCTGCCAGCCTTCGACGAGCCGGTTGCCGCGGAATGGCAGCTCGTACACGCCGCTGACGACGAAGCGGTGGCGCGCGTCAAAGTCTGAAAGCCCGTGATCGCCCCTGAGGTCGTAGCTGTTCTGCACGACAATCCCCTCGGTGCTGAACGAGTTGTAGTCGAGCGACTTTGACCAGGTGTAGGAGGCGTTGAAATCGAGGCCGCGTCTTAGCCGCTGCCGCGCCGTCACCCACAGCGCGTTGTAGCTTGAGTTGCCGGCACTCTCGACCTCGGTGATGTTCCCAAGCGGCGTCCCCGGCAGAATGTCGCTTGCGCCCGACAGCGCCGGGTAGGGTCGCACTCCATCAACCGGCTGATTGATGTTGCGCCGCAGAATCAGGTGTGTCCCCTTCGATCCGATATAGCCGACCCCTAGCGCAAGATCATGCATCAGCTCGCGCTGCACGTTGAAGTTCCACGATTGCACGTAGGCGTTGTCGAAGCCGTGGGCGACGCTCTGGGGGGCGAGGCCGGCGGCGCGGGCCAGGGTGATGGCGTTGCCGAGCCGGACCGCGCCGGTGTAGGTCAGCGGCGTCGCAAGCGGTGGATTCGCCGCCGTGCTTAGCACGACACTGGTCATCGGCTGGTCAGTCATCAGCGCGTAGGCCGCCCGCACAGAGGTCTTGCCGTCATTGAACGGGTCCCAGGCAAAACCGAGGCGCGGTTGAAAATTCTTGTTGTTCTGCTTGTACACCTCACTAACGTCCGTGCCGACGCGCACCAGCGCGGCGCTCGCGGGGTCGAAGACGATGAAGCGGTCATAGCGCTCGGTCGGCGTCATGTTCCATTCGTAACGCAGTCCGAGCTCGAGCGTCAGGTTAGGCCGCACCTTAAAGTTGTCCTGCGCAAAGAAGCCGAGCGCGCCTTCGGTGATGCTGCTTGATTGATTGCCCAGCGTCACGCTGAACGCGTTTGCCTGCCCGGCGAGGAAAGCGGCGACCGTCGGGAAATTGAACGAGCCGGTGCCGAGCCGATAATTATTGTTGAGAAACTGTCGGAACTCGCCCCCGGCTTTGAGCGAGTGAGACCCAATCAGGCGGGTCAGCGTGTCGGCGACGACAAAGGTCGTGTCGCCTCGCCCGGACGGGAAATTGGCCGGCCCGCCGAAGTTGAGGCTGCCGCCCGCGACGTTGATTTGGGGCAGTCCAATCGGCTCGTTATGGCCATTGAGAATGCCGAAGTCAGCCGGGTTGAGCTGCGCATCCGGCGTCGTCGCCGAACGGAAGCGGTTGAAGCCGAAGCGAACTTCGTTGACCGCGGCGGGGCCAAAAGTATGCGTCTCGCTCAACGTAAAGATCTGCCGCCGCACCCGAACCGAGTTGCCAAAGCCGGGGATCGTGTTGCCGGATCGCGTCGGCTCGCGGCTTTCGGTGCGGAGAAGGTTGTAGAACCCGTGGAACCGCTCGTTTGCACTGCGAGTGTAGCCGATGTCTAGCGACCACTGGTCGTAATTGACCGGCGCACTGGCCGCGCCAACGAAGCGAGAAGTGCCGGACGAGTCCACGAGGTTGGCATGCGGAATCAGGTCAATCAGCCGCTTGATCACCGGGTCGGTCGCAGAAGCGCGTTGCGCCTCGCTGAGGACGAGGCTGTCGAGGTTAAGCCCTTGCCGCTGCCGCAGCCCTTCGTAAGAGAAGAAAAAGAATGCCCTGTTTTTGACGATGGGGCCGCCGAGATTGCCGCCAAACTGGTTGCGCTTAAAGGGTGGCGGCTCGGCCGACGTGAAGGTGAAGAAGTTGCGGGCATCGAGGGCGTCGTTGCGAAGAAACTCGAACAGCTCGCCGTGGAATGCATTGCCGCCCGAGCGCGTGGCGAGGTTGACCACCGCGCCTGAGCTTTGACCGTATTCGGCGCTCAAGGTCGAGTTGTCGACCTTGAACTCTTGAATGCTGTTGATCGAAGGCTGGAAGCTGATCGAGCTGAAGGTCAGATTGTTGAGGGTTATGCCATTGACCAGG contains:
- a CDS encoding TonB-dependent receptor, yielding MNFLAGLLNLILLLATCAPARAQSAAALQGRVTDSTGAVVADAIVTVRNPATSLQQIAQTDSEGNYQLAALPVGMYRVEVRAPGFQTEIVEDVTIEVGRSAAQNFQLHPGDITQEMLVKPDSQAVERTTISVGYVTDRRMVRDIPLNGRYFLDLGLLVPGSVTPPQSAFSAAPMRGLGSLAINTAGNREEAVNYLVNGITLNNLTFSSISFQPSINSIQEFKVDNSTLSAEYGQSSGAVVNLATRSGGNAFHGELFEFLRNDALDARNFFTFTSAEPPPFKRNQFGGNLGGPIVKNRAFFFFSYEGLRQRQGLNLDSLVLSEAQRASATDPVIKRLIDLIPHANLVDSSGTSRFVGAASAPVNYDQWSLDIGYTRSANERFHGFYNLLRTESREPTRSGNTIPGFGNSVRVRRQIFTLSETHTFGPAAVNEVRFGFNRFRSATTPDAQLNPADFGILNGHNEPIGLPQINVAGGSLNFGGPANFPSGRGDTTFVVADTLTRLIGSHSLKAGGEFRQFLNNNYRLGTGSFNFPTVAAFLAGQANAFSVTLGNQSSSITEGALGFFAQDNFKVRPNLTLELGLRYEWNMTPTERYDRFIVFDPASAALVRVGTDVSEVYKQNNKNFQPRLGFAWDPFNDGKTSVRAAYALMTDQPMTSVVLSTAANPPLATPLTYTGAVRLGNAITLARAAGLAPQSVAHGFDNAYVQSWNFNVQRELMHDLALGVGYIGSKGTHLILRRNINQPVDGVRPYPALSGASDILPGTPLGNITEVESAGNSSYNALWVTARQRLRRGLDFNASYTWSKSLDYNSFSTEGIVVQNSYDLRGDHGLSDFDARHRFVVSGVYELPFRGNRLVEGWQLNAIIQAQSGNPFDVVTSNSTVNGVAGTLRPDVTGPIHIIGSVDRWFDTSAFMPVARFGNLGRNVVIGPGFNNTDFSVIKSTKLSDRVKAQFRAEFFDLFNHANFGQPGNFVGTPGFGRITSTRFPTGESGSSRQVQLALKLIF